One stretch of Deinococcus taeanensis DNA includes these proteins:
- a CDS encoding TldD/PmbA family protein, which translates to MTGTSTEQLTIGQAREYLLGAARTRGVALEVYATRGTSTSVRAFQGEVSEFKLHGRQGVGLRALVRGAWGYSFTENLARPALDRALQSALENAELVAPEAGSALVAWGEPPSLDLHGEGLSGVTVEQKVQVAIALERTAREADPRVTSVPYGGYGDSDSETLVGNTQGLSRGFKALYAHHFVAPLVSENGQNKMRGDWQFTREFTELDPTQTALNAVRKSVALLGAHPAPSGTFPAVISGECLGELLSLFAGMFSAKMVEEGKSPLAGRLGDTIGSALITLVDDPTLPRGLNSRAFDAEGCPSAPLTLLSAGRLTAFMHNAQTAARAGTQSTGHASRPGYQGLVGVGPSNLLLEPGRTPAAEIRAGVTGVLLTGVSGGHAGAHPYTGEFSLEAEGFWLDSGDVTHPLEVFTVAGNILDLLRDVEAVSDTPEWSQYGTGMPAVRVRALSVGGS; encoded by the coding sequence ATGACCGGCACCAGCACCGAACAGCTCACCATCGGGCAGGCCCGCGAGTACCTGCTGGGCGCCGCCCGGACCCGCGGTGTGGCGCTTGAGGTCTACGCCACGCGCGGCACCTCCACCAGCGTCCGCGCCTTCCAGGGTGAGGTCAGCGAATTCAAACTGCACGGCCGTCAGGGCGTCGGACTGCGCGCCCTGGTGCGGGGCGCGTGGGGGTACAGCTTCACGGAGAACCTCGCGCGTCCCGCGCTTGACCGCGCCCTGCAAAGCGCCCTGGAAAACGCTGAGCTGGTGGCGCCGGAAGCCGGCTCGGCGCTGGTCGCCTGGGGTGAGCCGCCCAGCCTGGACCTGCACGGCGAAGGCCTCAGCGGCGTGACGGTCGAGCAGAAGGTGCAGGTGGCCATCGCGCTTGAGCGCACCGCCCGTGAAGCCGACCCCCGGGTGACCAGCGTGCCCTACGGCGGCTACGGCGACAGCGACTCCGAAACCCTGGTCGGCAACACCCAGGGGCTCTCCCGCGGCTTCAAGGCCCTGTACGCGCATCACTTCGTCGCGCCGCTGGTCAGCGAGAACGGGCAGAACAAGATGCGCGGTGACTGGCAGTTCACCCGCGAGTTCACCGAACTGGACCCCACCCAGACCGCCCTGAACGCCGTTCGGAAGTCCGTGGCGCTGCTCGGCGCCCACCCGGCGCCCAGCGGCACGTTCCCGGCCGTCATCAGCGGTGAGTGCCTGGGCGAACTGCTGAGCCTGTTTGCCGGGATGTTCAGCGCCAAGATGGTGGAAGAAGGCAAAAGCCCGCTGGCCGGCCGGCTGGGCGACACCATCGGCAGCGCGCTGATCACCCTGGTGGACGATCCCACCCTGCCGCGCGGGCTCAACTCACGTGCCTTCGACGCTGAAGGCTGTCCCAGCGCGCCCCTGACGCTGCTCAGTGCCGGGCGCCTGACCGCGTTCATGCACAACGCCCAGACCGCCGCGCGCGCCGGCACCCAGAGCACCGGGCACGCCTCCCGCCCCGGGTACCAGGGCCTGGTGGGCGTCGGGCCGAGCAACCTGCTGCTCGAACCCGGCCGCACGCCGGCCGCCGAGATCCGCGCTGGCGTCACCGGCGTGCTGCTCACCGGCGTCTCCGGCGGCCACGCGGGCGCACATCCCTACACCGGCGAATTCAGTCTGGAAGCCGAAGGCTTCTGGCTGGACAGCGGTGACGTCACCCACCCGCTGGAGGTCTTTACCGTGGCCGGCAACATCCTGGACCTGCTGCGCGACGTCGAAGCGGTGTCAGACACGCCCGAATGGTCCCAGTACGGCACAGGCATGCCGGCGGTACGCGTGCGGGCCCTGTCGGTCGGCGGCAGCTGA
- a CDS encoding TldD/PmbA family protein translates to MLDETMVREVLELARAGGADFAELFVEDTVNTTLRLHQGEVKDAGGGNLFGAGLRLLYGTRVVYAYTNDVTVSGLRDLAGAVASARGAQGEVERSGAGGLDFRRVDVTPLYVAREHPLTAARRDKLALMRRAHGAAAGVGDVRTVDVSYLDRVQRVLIANSEGLWAEDERVQTRLMVSAIAQDGTLRESGHYGPGASRGLEFYDDVTPESVGAEAARIANVMLRAGYAPAGRLPVVIGNAFGGVIFHEACGHILETTAVEKNASVFADKMGRRIAHECVSAVDDGTIPGSWGMVNVDDEGMPAQRTTLIEHGVLRSFMVDRVGALNTGYARTGSGRRQNYTFAPASRMRSTFIDNGTQTPDDLIRSVQHGIYARKMGGGSVTPGTGDYNFAVNEAYMIRGGEIAEPLRGASLVGNGAQDLLNIVGVAGDLRLGQGMCGSVSGSLPTDVGQPHILVSEITVGGRA, encoded by the coding sequence ATGCTCGACGAAACCATGGTCCGTGAGGTACTGGAACTCGCCCGCGCCGGAGGCGCCGACTTCGCCGAACTGTTCGTGGAGGACACCGTCAACACGACGCTGCGCCTGCACCAGGGCGAAGTCAAGGACGCCGGCGGCGGAAACCTTTTCGGCGCCGGCCTGCGGCTGCTGTACGGCACCCGGGTGGTGTACGCCTACACCAACGACGTCACTGTCAGCGGCCTGCGCGACCTGGCCGGCGCTGTGGCCAGCGCGCGCGGCGCGCAGGGCGAAGTGGAACGCAGCGGCGCCGGCGGCCTGGACTTCCGCCGCGTGGACGTCACGCCGCTGTACGTGGCCCGCGAGCATCCCCTGACAGCCGCCAGGCGCGACAAGCTGGCCCTGATGCGCCGCGCGCACGGGGCGGCCGCTGGCGTGGGCGACGTCCGGACGGTGGACGTCAGCTACCTCGACCGGGTGCAGCGCGTCCTGATCGCCAACAGCGAAGGCCTGTGGGCCGAAGACGAACGCGTCCAGACCCGGCTGATGGTGAGCGCCATCGCCCAGGACGGCACGCTGCGAGAAAGCGGCCACTACGGGCCCGGCGCCAGCCGCGGCCTGGAATTCTATGACGACGTGACCCCGGAAAGCGTCGGCGCCGAAGCCGCCCGCATCGCCAACGTCATGCTGCGCGCCGGCTACGCGCCGGCCGGCCGGCTGCCGGTGGTGATCGGCAACGCGTTCGGCGGCGTGATCTTCCACGAAGCCTGCGGGCACATCCTGGAAACCACCGCGGTCGAGAAGAACGCCAGTGTCTTCGCCGACAAGATGGGGCGGCGCATCGCGCACGAGTGTGTCAGCGCCGTCGACGACGGCACCATTCCCGGCTCGTGGGGCATGGTGAATGTGGACGACGAGGGCATGCCGGCCCAGCGCACCACCCTGATCGAACACGGGGTGCTCCGGTCATTCATGGTCGACCGGGTGGGCGCACTGAACACCGGCTACGCCCGCACCGGATCCGGCCGGCGCCAGAACTACACCTTCGCGCCGGCCAGCCGCATGCGCTCGACCTTTATCGACAACGGCACCCAGACCCCCGACGACCTGATCCGCAGTGTCCAGCACGGCATCTACGCCCGCAAGATGGGCGGCGGCAGCGTCACGCCCGGCACCGGGGACTACAACTTCGCGGTGAACGAGGCCTACATGATCCGCGGCGGAGAGATTGCCGAGCCGCTGCGCGGCGCTTCGCTTGTCGGCAACGGCGCGCAGGACCTGCTCAACATCGTCGGCGTGGCCGGCGACCTCCGCCTGGGCCAGGGCATGTGCGGCAGCGTGTCCGGGTCCCTGCCCACCGACGTGGGCCAGCCTCACATTCTCGTTTCGGAAATCACCGTGGGAGGACGCGCATGA
- a CDS encoding TROVE domain-containing protein → MHDKEVMPMGLLNRKHSASAAHLNFMGGPAYDLSDPLQVLRVTAASCFFGEPMYYAQDPADTRPRRVHGRALGAAERAHLNATLGALDPQESRAATPAQRLERAIDAALNADPEGTLRLAAELRGAWNLRVTPQVILVRAAHHAAVRGTGLIREFAPQVLRRADEPATGLAYQLSAFGKPIPNSLKKAWKAALEQLPPGVLAKYRLDGRAVKTLDVVNLVHARSPAIDALMRGELKLEGNTWESLISARGSGPAQWAQAVSVMGHMALLRNLRNLVQHGVAPERYTRTLVDGAAAGRQLPFRYYSAYRAVKDAGAPAEVLNAVEDALEVSLGALPHFRGRVMSLCDNSGSAQGAATSSMGQMQVSTIANLSAVLTARRADEGHVGVFGDHLETFRVEGRVMPALERAERLADGIGMSTETGIWLFWDRAIRERQHWDHVFVYSDMQAGHGGLFGQDPAAYRDYAWPGGGHSIDVPRLIQTYRREVNPQVLVYLVQVAGYSDTIVPDTYRGTFILGGWGDGLLRYAHAMSQTFR, encoded by the coding sequence TTGCATGACAAGGAGGTCATGCCCATGGGTCTACTCAACCGCAAGCACAGCGCGTCTGCCGCCCACCTGAACTTTATGGGCGGACCAGCCTACGACCTGTCCGATCCCCTGCAGGTCCTGCGCGTGACGGCCGCCAGCTGCTTTTTCGGCGAGCCGATGTACTACGCCCAGGATCCGGCGGACACCCGCCCGCGGCGCGTACATGGGCGTGCCCTCGGCGCTGCGGAACGGGCCCACCTGAACGCCACGCTCGGCGCTCTGGATCCGCAGGAGAGCCGCGCGGCCACACCGGCCCAGCGTCTCGAGCGGGCCATCGACGCCGCCCTGAATGCCGATCCGGAAGGCACCCTGCGCCTCGCGGCCGAACTGCGCGGCGCGTGGAACCTCCGCGTCACGCCGCAGGTCATTCTGGTGCGCGCCGCTCATCACGCGGCCGTGCGGGGCACCGGCCTGATCCGCGAGTTCGCGCCGCAGGTCCTGCGCCGCGCGGACGAGCCGGCCACCGGCCTCGCCTACCAGCTGAGCGCCTTCGGCAAGCCGATTCCGAACAGCCTGAAAAAAGCCTGGAAGGCGGCGCTGGAGCAGCTGCCCCCAGGCGTCCTGGCGAAGTACCGCCTGGACGGCCGGGCGGTGAAGACCCTCGACGTGGTGAACCTCGTGCATGCCCGGAGTCCCGCCATCGACGCGCTGATGCGCGGCGAGCTGAAACTCGAAGGGAACACCTGGGAGAGCCTGATCAGCGCGCGGGGCAGCGGCCCGGCGCAGTGGGCGCAGGCCGTGAGCGTGATGGGCCACATGGCCCTGCTGCGCAACCTGCGTAACCTCGTCCAGCACGGCGTGGCACCTGAGCGTTACACCCGCACGCTGGTCGACGGGGCCGCCGCGGGCCGGCAGCTGCCGTTCCGGTACTACAGCGCGTACCGGGCCGTGAAGGACGCCGGTGCGCCGGCTGAGGTGCTGAACGCTGTCGAGGACGCCCTGGAAGTCAGCCTGGGCGCGCTGCCCCACTTCCGGGGGCGGGTGATGAGCCTGTGCGACAACAGCGGCAGCGCGCAGGGCGCCGCCACGTCCAGCATGGGGCAGATGCAGGTCAGCACCATCGCCAACCTCAGCGCGGTGCTCACGGCCCGCCGGGCCGACGAAGGGCACGTGGGTGTCTTTGGTGACCACCTGGAAACCTTCCGCGTCGAGGGCCGCGTGATGCCGGCCCTCGAGCGTGCCGAGCGGCTCGCGGACGGCATCGGTATGAGCACCGAAACGGGCATCTGGCTGTTCTGGGACCGCGCGATCCGGGAGCGGCAGCACTGGGATCACGTGTTCGTGTACAGCGACATGCAGGCCGGGCACGGCGGGCTGTTCGGCCAGGACCCCGCCGCCTACCGCGACTACGCCTGGCCGGGCGGCGGGCACTCCATCGACGTGCCCAGGCTGATCCAGACGTACCGCCGTGAGGTGAACCCGCAGGTGCTGGTGTACCTCGTGCAGGTGGCGGGGTACAGCGACACCATCGTGCCGGACACGTACCGGGGCACGTTCATTCTCGGCGGCTGGGGTGACGGCCTGCTGCGTTACGCCCACGCGATGAGCCAGACCTTCCGCTGA
- a CDS encoding tyrosine-protein phosphatase: MSGVDLSRRGKASCGVPLTTERTLPWEGSVNTRWVLPGLIRSANLAFLTPPGRAQLLSTGPGRIIDLRNREERRLHPAPFVGAPSYLNLPLLPYRNRTLNTAIQAANTNGEHYRAILDHSANQIVTIFGAIHDAPPGPILLHCHLGKDRTGLVVALALELAGTARAEIAADYAQTDQQVGDLYAALLARQADPQKRARLETFLVSREQDILSALEHLDTTWGGTAAYLEAFGLSRADQQHLTTRLMAPPT, from the coding sequence ATGAGCGGCGTCGACCTCTCCCGCCGGGGCAAGGCATCATGCGGTGTGCCACTCACGACTGAACGCACGCTCCCCTGGGAGGGAAGCGTCAACACCCGGTGGGTGCTGCCCGGCTTGATCCGCAGCGCGAACCTCGCTTTCCTGACCCCTCCTGGTCGGGCCCAGCTCTTGTCCACCGGGCCGGGCCGGATCATTGATCTCAGGAATCGGGAAGAGCGGCGCCTTCATCCGGCCCCCTTTGTCGGCGCGCCCTCTTACCTCAACCTGCCGCTGCTGCCGTACCGGAACCGGACGCTCAACACCGCCATTCAGGCGGCGAATACCAATGGCGAGCACTACCGCGCGATTCTCGATCACAGTGCCAATCAGATCGTGACCATCTTTGGCGCCATCCACGACGCTCCTCCAGGACCGATCCTGCTTCACTGCCATTTGGGCAAGGACCGGACCGGTCTGGTCGTCGCACTGGCACTTGAACTGGCCGGGACCGCGCGTGCAGAGATTGCGGCGGACTATGCGCAGACCGATCAGCAGGTGGGGGACCTGTATGCAGCGCTGCTGGCCCGCCAGGCAGATCCTCAGAAACGGGCGCGGCTGGAAACGTTTCTGGTCAGTCGAGAACAGGACATCCTCAGCGCTTTGGAGCATCTCGACACCACCTGGGGTGGGACCGCGGCGTACCTCGAGGCCTTCGGACTCTCCCGGGCCGACCAGCAACACCTGACGACACGGCTCATGGCTCCGCCCACCTGA